The following proteins are co-located in the Paenibacillus sp. FSL H8-0079 genome:
- a CDS encoding polysaccharide deacetylase family protein — MNLKAARFIGLFTLIIMLGSSSAYAKPVQKNRQYYEERGEIVWEVPTQDKLIALTFDDGPDPIQTPQILALLQQYQAKGTFFVLGKWAEKFPELIRQEQLEGHEIANHTYAHTYAVRSTGADKYMKDMNAAENSIIEAGAERPLLFRPPGGYYNDMVIQAAKQKGYTIVLWSWHQDTRDWASPGVSAIVNKVLKNARNGDIVLFHDKVEGKSHTVAALKTILPKLQQQGYQFVTVSELLAVKAREAAKDGASPSSLLKQVQP; from the coding sequence ATGAACCTGAAGGCAGCCCGATTCATCGGATTGTTCACGCTGATTATTATGCTGGGCAGCAGTTCTGCATATGCGAAGCCTGTACAGAAGAACCGTCAGTATTATGAGGAGCGAGGAGAGATCGTGTGGGAGGTTCCCACACAAGATAAACTCATCGCCCTGACGTTTGATGATGGACCAGATCCGATTCAGACCCCGCAGATTTTGGCATTGCTCCAGCAATATCAAGCCAAAGGAACCTTTTTTGTACTTGGCAAATGGGCAGAAAAATTTCCTGAACTGATTAGGCAGGAGCAACTCGAAGGGCATGAAATCGCCAATCATACGTATGCGCACACGTATGCAGTCCGGTCAACAGGTGCGGACAAGTATATGAAGGATATGAACGCAGCGGAAAATTCCATCATTGAAGCAGGGGCGGAGCGTCCCCTGTTGTTCAGGCCACCAGGCGGCTACTACAATGACATGGTCATTCAGGCTGCCAAACAAAAAGGGTATACCATTGTACTCTGGTCCTGGCATCAGGATACACGGGACTGGGCTTCTCCAGGTGTATCGGCTATCGTTAACAAAGTGTTGAAAAACGCACGTAATGGGGATATTGTACTTTTTCATGATAAGGTGGAAGGTAAGTCGCATACGGTAGCAGCACTCAAAACGATTCTGCCTAAACTGCAGCAGCAGGGGTACCAATTCGTGACGGTGTCTGAGCTACTTGCTGTGAAGGCACGCGAAGCCGCGAAGGATGGAGCTTCACCTTCGTCTTTGTTGAAGCAGGTACAGCCCTAA
- a CDS encoding YwbE family protein, producing the protein MNGQQRVNIKPGLEVDIVLKQDQATGKLTRGIVKDLLTKSPTHPHGIKVRLTSGQVGRVKQVIVGGSN; encoded by the coding sequence ATGAATGGACAACAACGTGTAAATATTAAACCAGGTCTGGAAGTGGACATTGTGCTGAAGCAGGATCAAGCTACAGGCAAGCTGACACGGGGCATTGTTAAGGATCTGTTAACCAAGTCACCTACGCATCCACACGGAATCAAAGTACGACTGACGAGCGGCCAAGTGGGACGTGTGAAACAGGTCATTGTAGGAGGCTCGAACTAA
- a CDS encoding DUF4269 domain-containing protein — translation MSTTAKVLAHLATGNERQQDAYRVLKSSGLLDILADYHPYPAGTVPINIDVPGSDLDLLCYVEDLDAFEAEMHDQIGAVGEFRCIRGDGNLPDQRPYVTFNLQVGHWPVEIFAQSVPVNRQNAYLHMLVEWRLLQLWGDAGHREIRRLKQAGWKTEPAFASVLGLQGDPYVDMLHLAEMKREDLWNWARSRTSL, via the coding sequence ATGAGTACTACCGCAAAAGTATTGGCTCATCTGGCTACAGGTAATGAACGTCAGCAGGACGCATACCGCGTGTTAAAGAGCAGTGGACTGCTAGATATATTAGCTGACTACCACCCATATCCGGCGGGGACGGTACCGATTAATATTGATGTTCCAGGCAGTGATCTGGATCTGCTGTGTTATGTAGAGGATCTGGATGCCTTTGAAGCTGAGATGCATGATCAGATCGGAGCAGTCGGTGAGTTTCGATGTATTCGTGGGGATGGGAATCTTCCAGACCAACGTCCTTATGTGACTTTTAATTTGCAAGTGGGACATTGGCCTGTGGAGATTTTTGCCCAATCCGTGCCAGTCAACAGGCAGAATGCATACCTACATATGCTCGTGGAGTGGAGATTGTTACAACTGTGGGGAGACGCGGGACACCGTGAGATCCGCAGACTGAAACAGGCAGGGTGGAAGACGGAGCCTGCATTTGCTTCTGTACTTGGACTACAGGGAGATCCATATGTGGACATGCTGCATCTGGCAGAGATGAAACGTGAAGATCTCTGGAACTGGGCGCGTTCGCGCACGTCTTTATAA